In Paeniglutamicibacter kerguelensis, one genomic interval encodes:
- a CDS encoding MarR family winged helix-turn-helix transcriptional regulator translates to MGIKDDAVQIRAQGWRTLAALHNLIEGELERALQAKHGLSVVEFTVLDALGRQDGWHMRMAQLARAAALSSSAITRLVTRLEDRGLLTRILCMDDRRGIYTELTAAGEKLLNEAHPTHDAVLREALENAARVPELQDLVTAVAPRDEN, encoded by the coding sequence ATGGGAATCAAGGACGACGCGGTACAGATTCGCGCGCAGGGCTGGCGAACGCTTGCCGCGCTGCACAACCTCATCGAGGGTGAACTTGAGCGCGCGCTGCAGGCCAAACACGGACTGTCGGTTGTTGAATTCACGGTGCTCGACGCGCTGGGTCGGCAAGATGGCTGGCATATGCGCATGGCCCAGCTGGCCCGCGCCGCCGCACTCTCCAGCAGTGCCATTACCCGGCTGGTCACGCGACTCGAGGACCGCGGCTTGCTCACCCGCATCCTCTGCATGGATGACCGGCGCGGAATCTACACCGAACTCACGGCGGCAGGCGAGAAGCTGCTGAACGAGGCACACCCAACCCATGACGCCGTATTGCGCGAGGCGCTGGAAAATGCCGCCCGCGTGCCCGAACTCCAGGACCTGGTCACGGCCGTCGCGCCGCGCGACGAAAACTGA
- a CDS encoding MFS transporter produces MPVALYALALGGFGIGLTEFVIMGLLPEVASDFGVTETVAGYLISGYALAVAIGAIIFTAVLGRYDRKKSLLFLMVLFIIGNLLSATGPSYELVMLGRIIAALCHGAFFGIGSVVAADLVPATKRAGAIAFMFAGLTIANVLGVPLGTMLGQAAGWRATFWAITAIGVIALVGIMLLVPGNLARSSNAGVFGEFTIFRSPQVWLSMMVTILGYGGMFGAFTYIAFTLTGVGGFAPSTVPWLLILFGVGLFAGNILGGRAADKNLPKTLIALLGVLTIVLIGFALTADNQIATIIALVLMGGVGFATVPGMQMRIMNHAAHAPTLASGANIAAFNIGNAFGAWVGGLTIAAGLGYTSPLWAGAAITVAGLLVLLVAVRVRGGEYAKDQEPRLSPVPVP; encoded by the coding sequence ATGCCAGTTGCTCTTTATGCCCTCGCCCTTGGCGGCTTCGGCATCGGTCTGACCGAGTTCGTCATCATGGGCTTGCTGCCCGAGGTCGCGTCCGATTTCGGGGTCACCGAAACCGTCGCCGGCTACCTCATCTCCGGATACGCCCTCGCCGTTGCCATCGGCGCCATCATCTTCACGGCAGTGCTTGGCAGGTACGACCGCAAGAAGTCCCTGCTGTTCTTGATGGTGCTGTTCATCATCGGCAACCTGCTCTCGGCCACCGGCCCAAGCTACGAGCTGGTCATGCTCGGGCGCATCATCGCCGCGCTGTGCCACGGCGCGTTCTTCGGCATCGGCTCGGTTGTCGCCGCCGACCTGGTGCCGGCCACCAAGCGTGCCGGCGCCATCGCGTTCATGTTCGCAGGACTCACCATCGCCAACGTGCTCGGCGTACCTCTCGGAACGATGCTCGGCCAGGCGGCCGGATGGCGTGCCACATTCTGGGCCATCACGGCCATTGGCGTCATCGCACTGGTCGGCATCATGTTGCTGGTGCCTGGCAACCTCGCCCGTTCCTCCAACGCCGGCGTCTTTGGTGAATTCACCATCTTCCGCAGCCCGCAGGTCTGGCTGTCGATGATGGTGACGATCTTGGGCTACGGCGGCATGTTCGGCGCCTTCACCTACATCGCCTTCACGCTCACGGGCGTCGGCGGTTTCGCCCCGAGCACCGTGCCGTGGCTGTTGATCCTCTTCGGCGTCGGGCTGTTCGCCGGCAACATCCTCGGCGGCCGCGCCGCGGACAAGAACCTGCCGAAAACGCTCATTGCGCTGTTGGGCGTCCTCACGATCGTATTGATCGGGTTCGCGCTCACGGCCGACAACCAGATCGCAACCATCATCGCCCTGGTGCTCATGGGTGGCGTCGGGTTTGCCACCGTACCGGGGATGCAGATGCGCATCATGAACCACGCGGCACACGCGCCAACCCTCGCCTCGGGCGCCAACATTGCGGCCTTCAACATCGGCAACGCCTTCGGTGCGTGGGTCGGCGGCCTGACCATCGCGGCGGGGCTCGGCTACACCTCGCCACTGTGGGCCGGTGCCGCAATCACCGTTGCCGGGCTGCTGGTGCTGCTCGTCGCCGTGCGGGTTCGCGGCGGCGAATATGCAAAAGACCAAGAACCACGGCTTTCGCCGGTTCCAGTGCCGTAA